In the Terriglobales bacterium genome, GAGAAGCTCACGGCGCTGCCGCCCACGCTCGACCTCTACGTCTCCCAGGTGATCGCGCCGCTGCTGGAGCGGCAGAAGGCCGAGGGTGCGGTGGCGGTGAAGTTCGTCGCCGGCTACGTGCGCTCCCTGGACTTCGACGAGGTCCCAGAGGCCGAGGCCCGGCGCATCTATGCGAAGTACGTGCGCGGCGGCGTGCCGCCCGCCGCCGACTACAAGAAGCTCCAGGACTTCCTCTTCCGCCGCATCGCGCGCGAGTGCGGGCGCGTGGGCCTGGCCGTGCACATCCACACCGGCTTCGGCATCGGCAGCTACTACAACGTGAGCGGCTCCAACCCCATGCTGCTGGAATCCGCCTTCGACGATCCCGCCCTGCGCAAGACCACCTTCGTCGTCATCCACGGGGGCTGGCCCTTCGCCCGCCAGACCGCCGCCCTGCTGCTGAAGCCCAACGTCTATGCCGACTTCTCCGCCATCGCCTTCCTCATCTATCCGCGCGAACTGGCCGAGGTGCTGCGCAGTTGGATGGAGATCGCACCGCAGAAAGTCCTGTTCGGCACCGACGGCTTCGACCTAGGCCTGCCCTTCCTGAGCTGGGAGGAGTTCTGCTGGATCGGCGCCGACAGCTCGCGCCAGGCCCTCGCCCTGGCCCTCACCGGCATGATGAACGACGGCGAGATCACGCGCGCCGAGGCCTCGCGGCTCGCCCACCAGGTCCTGCACGACAACGCCGTCCAGCTCTACCACCTGGGCCCGGCGCCGCCCGCGCGCTGAGCGGCGGTCAAGCAAACCACAGAGGACGCCGAGGACACGGAGGAAGGGCTGGGTGTCAGACGTGGGGAGCCCGGAGGGCGACATTTGCGTTAGCCCGGGGCGTAAGCCCCGGGACGGCCGCGGGCCCCACCCCTTCCTCCCGAGCGAGCCCGCAGCGCCAGCGAGGGCGCAGGAAGGGGACGCGCCAAAGCCCGGTCGCGTTATACTCTCGCCCGCGGGAAACACAGGGGAGCAAGGTCAGCCCATGGCCATCATCATTTCTAGAAAGGGATCAGCCAGCGCACAGGTCATAGAGAAGTCTGACTTTGAGAGGGAACACAACCTGCAGGAGTACATTCACGAACATCCCGAGTCGATCCCAGTGTACGAGATCAAGGAAGATAAGCGACTGCTGGTCGTCGCCAGGGAATTCGAGACCGAATCCGGCCCAATTGATGCCTTGGCGGTCGACAAGGACGGCGATGTCTACATAGTCGAGACAAAGCTATACCGAAATCCTGATAAAAGAACGGTGGTCGCCCAGGCTCTCGACTACGGCGCATCACTCTGGAAGCACATGCCTGACTTCGGCAGATTCCTCAACACTCTGGAGGAGGCTAGCCGGGCAAAATGGAATCTTGGCTTTGACGAAAAACTGCAGCAGTTCTTTTCTCTGGAACAGAACCAGATCGAGCCCCTCCTCGACGCCATGGATCGGAATCTGCACGATGGAAGACTCAAGTTCGTCATCCTCATGGATACGATCGAGGACCGCTTGAAGGATCTGATCACTTACGTCAATCAGAACAGCCAGTTCGACATCTTTGCTGTGCAGCTCGAATACTACCGGCACGAGGACTACGAAATCACGGTCCCCCGCCTGT is a window encoding:
- a CDS encoding amidohydrolase family protein, which encodes EWESLGFQGAHSTGTAVAPEEELVPFRMRPGSPDLHRAWAALYGFAPPKITKESLGELVQSKQRIQREQGDHYPAWVLDQLGVETMLSNRMSMGKGLKAPRFRWVSYVDALLFPLDNRELKQGNPDLQRFYTSLEVVRQRFLTEEKLTALPPTLDLYVSQVIAPLLERQKAEGAVAVKFVAGYVRSLDFDEVPEAEARRIYAKYVRGGVPPAADYKKLQDFLFRRIARECGRVGLAVHIHTGFGIGSYYNVSGSNPMLLESAFDDPALRKTTFVVIHGGWPFARQTAALLLKPNVYADFSAIAFLIYPRELAEVLRSWMEIAPQKVLFGTDGFDLGLPFLSWEEFCWIGADSSRQALALALTGMMNDGEITRAEASRLAHQVLHDNAVQLYHLGPAPPAR